The Candidatus Tumulicola sp. genomic sequence GATGCCTGTTCCGCACTCGAGCGTCGTGATCGGCGTTCTCGTCAAATCCCAAGGCAATCCGGGTCACGACAAAAAGGACCCGAGCGAAGTCGCCGGCTTCCAATATAACTCCGATCCTCCGACCTCCGGCATGCACCTGGAGCGCTTCTCCGATCAGCTCTTCGCGGACAGCCCGCTGCCCAAGTACATCCAAGTCCATTTGCTCGAACACGGCAACGTGCTGCTGCAATATAACTGCGCGTGCCCGGAGGTCGCGGCCGCGCTCAAGGATATCGCCGGAGCGTACGACTACCGGCTGCTGCCCTCAAAAGCCAACCTGCCGACGCCCGACGACGTCCACGTCATCGAAGAGCAAGGCACGGGCGTGATCCTGGCGCCCTACCCAGCGATGAAATCGAAGATCGCGGTCACCGCGTGGACGCATCTGCTGACGCTGGACAAGGTGGATCGCGCGCAGATCATGCGCTTCATCAACGCGTACTTGCACAATCCCGTCACCGGGTGACGAAAGGCGTGCCCATGCGCTTCCAGTTCCTCTCATGCGCGATCGTCGCATCGGCGGCGTTACTGACGGGTTGTTCGAAAGGCGGCGCCGATTCGTCAACTGCAACACCGGCCGCCACGGCGAGCGCGACCGGTTCGGCGGCGCAAGCCGCCCCCGCTGTGGTACCGGGGACGCACTACCCGGCGCAAGGACACAAGCATTTCGCCGAAGGGGAGTCCACCGCGTTCCATTATAACTCCGACCCTCCGACTTCGGGATCGCATAAAGAATTGTTCAACGACACGTTCGTGAGCCCGACGCCGCTGCCGAAGTTCCTGCAGGTTCATCTGCTCGAGCACGGCAACGTGCTGCTGCAATACAATTGCGAATGTCCGGACGTCGCGGCCGCGTTGGCGCAGATCGCGTACGAATACGATGCGCAGCAGGTCCCGTCAAACCAT encodes the following:
- a CDS encoding DUF3105 domain-containing protein, whose translation is MSKNRPKKPGSGTPAAGRLIGLLLAAAVVITLGVLIYLTVAAQNRSATPAPATPSPMQSMAMPVPHSSVVIGVLVKSQGNPGHDKKDPSEVAGFQYNSDPPTSGMHLERFSDQLFADSPLPKYIQVHLLEHGNVLLQYNCACPEVAAALKDIAGAYDYRLLPSKANLPTPDDVHVIEEQGTGVILAPYPAMKSKIAVTAWTHLLTLDKVDRAQIMRFINAYLHNPVTG
- a CDS encoding DUF3105 domain-containing protein, which translates into the protein MTKGVPMRFQFLSCAIVASAALLTGCSKGGADSSTATPAATASATGSAAQAAPAVVPGTHYPAQGHKHFAEGESTAFHYNSDPPTSGSHKELFNDTFVSPTPLPKFLQVHLLEHGNVLLQYNCECPDVAAALAQIAYEYDAQQVPSNHLQPLPADVQAAEEGGLAVIVAPYSGMKHKIALTAWTRLATLDRVDKSKIEGFINAYLHNAANLNQ